A region of the Apus apus isolate bApuApu2 chromosome 5, bApuApu2.pri.cur, whole genome shotgun sequence genome:
ccaatttttattttactcaatGCTTTTGGAAATTACTATTACTGCGGCATAGAATGAGATTACAAAGCCCTTTGTTTTCCGAAATGCCATGCATATGTAAAAAGCTGGGAGATCCTGCAagatttctgtttgttcttgAAATGCAGTTATCATTAAGGAAACTGTATTattctcagaataaaaaaactattttaaaaaccaaaataagtctcaatataaacaaaaaatggaCAAAGATTGTGTCTGGTATGCAGGATCATACCTGGTGAAAACCTGCTggttcctttttctctctgctgatcAGCTTTCGTGGATGACTAAAGTACACTCCCGTGGGCACAGGATgttcaaagaatcatagaatgctttgagttaaagggaccttaaagataatctagttccaacccccctgcataggcagggccacctcccactagatcaagttgttccaagccccatccagcctggccttgaacacttccagggagtgggcaaccacaacttctctggacaacctgtgccagtgtcccgccaccctcactgtaaagaatttcttcctcatgtctaatctgaatctactctcttccagtttgaaaccattacctctcATCCCATCATTACATGCaagagtccctccccagctttcctgtaggccccttcaggtactggcagGACACTAACAGGTTTCCCCAgggccttctccaggctgaaaaccccaacagcctgtctgcatagcagaggtgctccagcccttggatcatctttgtggccctcctttggactttCTCtaggagctccatgttcttatgttgggggctcaAGAACCGGAcaaagtactccaggtggggtctcacaagagtggagggggagaatcccctccctcaacctgctgaccatgcttcttttgatgcagcccaggacacagttggctctctgggctgcaagcacacattgatggctcatgttgagcttctcatcaaccaacacccccaaatccttttcctcagggctgttctcaatccattctccgCCCAgactgtatttgtgcttgggattgtcccgacgcaggtgcaggaccttgcacttggccttgttgaacttcatgcgGTTTGcacaggtccctctggatggcatccctttccCCAGTGTGTTGATCTCACCACacatcttggtgttgtcagcaaatcCACTGAGGGTGTGCTCAATCCCATTCCTTCAAAAGATGGCAAAAAGAATCTTCTAGACTTCCTCCTGTGACAGTTAGTGGATCATTTATTCAGTGCACATTCTCAGGACTTCAAGAGATTTTTACAGCAGTCAGTGTTTCCAGCACACTCCTAAGCCCAAGACTGTCCAGTCTGTTGagacataatttattttctgacacATCCTCCTCACTGCTCAGCAAATCTTCCTGCTGCTACAGTGCTCCTTCAAGGGCCTTGACCATTTCTCCTGCCCATGAAGAAACACCCTGGCTGAGCCACACCCTGATCCACACACAACTCAAGTCCCGCATGCTTCGTAGTCAAGGCACTGTAGCCTTCAGAGTCATGCTCCCAGGCCTGCCACTCTGGTTAGTGGCCAATTTCTGTGCCTGCCTCACCCTTCCCAGTTCTGCCTGGACTTGCAACCAAACACAGCTTGTATCAGGGTGCAGCTTTACTAACTTCAGAGAGACTTGTTAACTTACATTAGGGCAGCACTGGAATTAAAAATCTGGCCAACCACAACATTTAGTAtttatgagaaataaaaccatagaaaattattaatctAGATGCTACCGAAAAGCAAGCAGCATATCCCCAAGCTGCTGCCTTTCATTTGGACAACCAGAATACCTCCTGAGGTGAATTAACTTGTGTCTTTCAAACTTTGTagcaccatgaaaaaaaaaagccaccttaTCTCTACCATATTGCATGATGGTGTGTTGCCAcattttaattctaaattaCACAGACAACCACAGTACGGCACTATATGGAAGTTAAGCATGACTCCTAGGCTCCTGCCAACTTGCTGGTTTAGCTGTTGTGTTGACATTTCAATTGCCTCAGTTATGTTACTAAGgagtcatggaaaaaaaaaaagagacagaaaaataccagTTAAAGGTTACAGTAACTTTTAGCCCATCAACAAAGAAGCATTTCACAACCTTGAGTTACTCCTGAGAGAACAGCTCAGTAAAACTTTATTCACACAGTCATTACCATAATTTTCAACaacacattttcctcttctcagaGCAACTGATGTGCCCCTTTTAATGCCACATCTTTTCCAGGTCCTGTGTCACCATGTCCCTTCCCCATTCAGCAACAAGTCCACATTTTCCCTGTCTTCCTTTTGCTACTTATGTACTTgcagaagcccttcttgttgcATTTGATATCAATATGTCAAACTCCAGGTGGGCTTTGTCTTTCCTAGCCACACCTCAGACGGTGTTGCTATATTCCTCCCAGgtcacctgtccctgcttcaGCTTTCTGTGTACTTCCTTTTTGTGTGAGTTTTGCCAGGAGCAACTTACTTACCTATACAGGCTTCTTGGCATTTTTGCTTGACTTCCTGCTCATTGAGATGGACTGTTACTGACCTTGGAGGAGGTGATTTTTGAATATCAATCAGCTTTCTTGGACCCCTCTTCCCTCTAGGGTCCCAACCCATgggactctttcaagcagacCCCTGAAGAGGCCAAGGTCTGCTCTCTTATGTTTACTTAATTAAACATAAATGAATGCAACAGtgtattttaattgttattttcttcctgaaattttCCTGTGGATTAGTAAGTTAACATCCCAGCCCACCCAACAGTTTTGGTATTTGTATATTCTTTTTTCAAACAAAGGGTTAAATAGAAACtaagaaaatgcacatttttggCAGTGTGTCCAAGGTTGCATTGTGAGTTTATCAGAATTTTCAGATCCAAACAAGTAATGGATGTTCTTTCCTCCCTTTACTCTGTTTCTCCATAATTCTTTTCtggaaaggcaaggaaaaatctttttttgtctCACTATAAAAAGTTCTGCTCACCTGTCTTCGTAGCAGAAGACTTCAAGGTTCACTTGTGTGATTGAACTGACAATTTCTGTAACAACTCTGTGAGTCTGGGCAGGCCTTTAGCCCTAACATCACTGTACGGCTGCACCACTTCCCACtcatctgttaaaaaaacagcCCCAGGGCAGTTTTGCTTCCTCTTCCATCTGTCTCTCCAAGTCTTGCACCAAGTTTGCTgccttgattatttttttttttttaactattttataCCACTTGATTGAGGAGctgtcttcctctgctccagaaTTTCTTGACAACTTTTGTACACTTCTATCAAGCAGTCCAGACGCGGCTTGGAGCTCTAGAATTAAAGTCAAACAACAGAGAATGAGGCCCTGAACTGGCTGTAAAAGAGCTGGAAATCTTTAACTTCCCACTGGTGAGATTTGTCaggcaagaaaaggaaatgtggaGATAACTGACACAAAGGTGACTATCAGAAACAGACGTGTAGAAGGAATGCAGTAGCAAGGTACATAGGCATCTTTCCCACATTAAGTCAATGGAGAACGTGTTTGTtgagaaataattcagaaaattcCAGGAGGTGTTTGATGCAAGCTGGTGATACAGGAATGCAAAGCCATTCCATAAGCTGtagcagctctgtgctgaaaAATACCAGTCCCTAAAGCTGTCAGGTCAAAACACAAGCACCCCTCTGCAGTTAGCCTGAGTGTCTCACCAAAACAGAAATCCTGCCTTCTCTGCTGACGGTGCACAGTGACAGCATGGAAGAAAATCCACACCTTCCAACCCATTAACCTATCTATTAGACCATACACCCTCTTGAGACCTACCAACAGCAGATTTCCATACACTAATCCACCAGCCTAGATGACGTCCACCTTGAAAAAACTACTTTCAGGGCAGGGAATTTAGACACCTGGCCCTTGGCCCCTGCTGGTACTGTCAACAAAAGTACAACAGAAGGTTAACTGAAAACATCAATTCATTTCACACAAACAGCAAACAGTGGTCAAAGTATAATGATTTTCCATCACTTCTAACCTGGACAAGATTAAAACTGGCAAGGAGGTGAAAGTTTCCCAGACCCACAGTCTTTATGGTCCCATGACTTTCAAGCTCCCAAAACAGCATTACTGTGTAAAGTCCATCAAACATCTCTCCTTGCAAGTGTTGCTTAAGAGAACAATAGGTCaattcagcacagaaaagctcCTGTGCTCAGTGACACAGTAAATTATATTTGTGAAGGCTGACATAACTTAGAGGAACCCAGTGAAGGAGACACAATACATTTACTAATTATTGCTCCTTCAAAACTAAGTAACATACTGACTTGCATGCTAAAGCAAGAATTACTGACTGGTAATGAATTGCAAACTGACACAGCTCTTTCTGTACCTCCTTTGCTGTTGGAGTCAACTCTACCAATACTAAGATATTTCCCTGGAAACAAAACTGTTCAGAGttgagctggggagggggggaagaaacTACACAACTGCTTTGCAGCCTCTTTGAAGCTGGAAAGGAGCATATGTAACTAAAACCAGGTTCCTAAGTGCAGCTGGAACTTACTAGGTGTTTACTTCCAGCAAATCCTATTTTCTCCCTTGAATATGTGTGAAATACTTAATTTATATTGTTGTTAGTAAATGTCTTTACAATTGTGGGACTAAGTTAGCAGAAACTATCAGTGGAACAGTCTACTTATGCCTGAAAGTACTTAGGAGAAGACTGTCATAAAAGAACAGTCATAAAATGGATGTGGACTACAAAACAACAATCACCAACAGTAGGTGAATTAGAAAGGACAGAGGGGGCTCTAAGCCTCAGCAGTGGAACATGAGAGGCACCTCTGCACTGCTTACCACCTCTCAAGGATCAGGGCATTGTTGTGTTAGGCATgtaaagaaaggcagaaagaaaatctattCCCAAAATGGGACTATGAACAGGTtagcaaaagaagagaaaggggaGACAGGGTAACAGTAAAGCAAACAAGTTATTATACATTAAGCAAATGCTCACAGCTTGTACTGTGATCTTTGTCAACGGGTGAAGTCATTCTAATGCCAAGGAGGTTTTTATGAGCACTTTTGGCTCAGAGCTGAGAGAAAAATCAACTACAGCACAGTGCTGTAGTTATGACAGAACACTGATCGTGAGACTACACAGAAAGCTGTATGAATCCTCAGTATCCTACATGACCTAAAGACTTCTACTTTATGCAATGTCCTGGTTGGGTTCAGATTTACACAGCTCCCTGTTCTTCAAATGGAgggcaaatgaaaaaaagaccCCCAGTACGTAATTCTGAGAGATGTCTAATACCACCTGTTCCACAGTGCTCTAAGACCCAACTCGAGAAGCCAGTAAGGGCCTGTAATAAACTATTTGTAGTGGAATAAAGTTACACTCAGACAACaggcgcacacacacacaggccaTGGATCTGGATTTCTCCACCATTCAGTCAAACTCACCTGAAAGAGTGGCACAACCTCAGATACTCCCTGAGGATCTCCAGGGTCCTGGAGGAGGATGCACAGGTAGTAGATAACTTTTTGCTACAAGACAAAATCATCAGAGTTTGAAAATGCTATGAAAGTGCCAAGAGGATCTGTTTAAACTCACTGGGCTGAAGGCAAAGCACTTCAGGCCACAGTCAAGTCTACAAATTGATACCTATAGTTTTCCTCCcttcacacacagaaaattacctgtgttttttcctattaaatttTCAACCTGAAAAGAACACACACATGCTGGAAAGGTAAGGTCTGCTTTTCTACAGGAGCTTTGCAGAAAACCCAGAAACTGGACAAATCATTTCCTGAGTTGTCTCCTTACCCCCGTCTTGACTACTTACAGAGTTTGGCATCAGGATTTGTAATAAGTACACCACAAAGAATGAACCCCACTAGCTTAGTGTTAGTGGCATTATCTACAGGATGGATTTGGCTTTCTGAGGTGATTTGTTTGGCTTAAGTTCTCCTTTAAAGGTGAAAGAACAGACAAGAGAATAAAGAGAGAAATCCGAAACATAGCGTGTGATGTCAGTGAATCTATGGATAGTGCTATGCTTAATTGCTCTGGTAAATCACTCTGGTGAAAATACACTGGATGTGAGTGTACCCACAGATACACAAGCTGAAAGACTGTGTATAATTACCATATGGATGGCTTCGTTGATAACCACATCCTTAACTCGACCCATCTCGATGAAAGTTGTGCTCTCTTTCCCTGAAGCATAGGATGAAGTCACCTGAATCCCAAGTGAGCCAATGACGAGCAGCGATTCCTGCTCAATTTTCACAAAGTGCAGGTATATGATCAGGCCAATTAGTGTGATGAAGATAGCAGCAGAAAGCACCATACTATTCTGTAACACAAGCCAAACAAAGACAGAGCTCTGTTATTACAATTAACTGAACACTGTTTTAGACAAAGTAATATTGCACAATAAATTACAATACTAAAACTAGAGTTACAAGGCTACTGTTACGAGGCAATTTTCTTAGGTGGAGTTCTGTTATTCACCTGGCTGTCTGATATATGTGTGATGAGATCTAAATCAGTCCTCACAGTATGGTCTGAAAGAGCTGAAATGGTCAAGCACAAGAAAATTCTGTTCCCTTGTAAATTTAGTGCAGAAATCCCAACCGAAACAAGACAGTTACACCAATGACAGCATATTGTCCAAACATAGAGACATCATTGACCCAGAAGTGTTGTGAAACGTCTAATAGAACCGAGGGTGGAGTCTCAGAGGGGAAAGACAATCTTTTAAGAAAAACCACTGACCTAGTGGCTTTCTTCTTACAAACTGCAAGCTAAATTTGTTCAAACCTCATCTCTCATCCTGCCTTGAACACCACTCTAGAGAACATTCGCCTTCTTCTGTGCTTTGTCTGAGGACAAACATCTTTTGCATGCTGCGATCTTGGGACTGCTGTTAGATAAAATACAACTGATGAAACTACAGACTACAGCAAAGTCATCTGAAGATGTGGTAATAAATCTTAAAGGTCCACAACCTACAGTCTATTTCTGGGACATTTTAGAGAGCTCCAGGCCACACACACCCATGCATCAAAGTTGTAACTGACACTTCCCAAAGCACCAGAACTATATGACCCTACCACTCAAGCTGGGGCTGCACCACCACGTGAAGTAAAGAAGTCACAAACACAACCAACAGAATGGACAAAAAAATTTTTATAAGCTTTGAAATCTGTCTTCCCACCTCATCTGTGAAACATGAGCAAGCAGATTACGTTCACATGGCAGTGCTCTCTGAGTCCCTCAGCAAAATCCCTCTGGGGATTAGCAATCACTCACTTTATTCAGTACAGCTTTTATTGCAGACTCCTGCAGCTCATCTCCCTAGGTAAACACCTGCTGTTTGGACTCTCAGGAACGCACTCGGCACCACTCAACAAGCCTAGGTACGCCTATCCTACTTGGCGAGAGGCAAACCAACAGAGGCATCCTGGAACCCACCAGGTCCccgggctgctgctgcctgtgggccCTCAGACACCGGAGGGCACGCCTCTCCTTTTCACCCCGTCCTCATCGGGATCTACCGCCCCGGCATTCCTGGAGCGTTGAGGAGGCCTTGGCACCGGCTCTGGCCTCCTCGTGCGGCCCTCGCTGCCCGCAGCGGGCCGGCAAGGGCCGCGTGCCTCCCTCTAGGCCGGCGGGCCCAGCCGAGCCCCTCGGACGCCACCCACAGCCCCCGAGTGCCCCCGGAACAGCCGCGGGGCGCAGGCGGCTCAGGCCCGGGCCCACGCCTCACCCCTCGGCCTCCGAGGCGAGGGCGGGCGGCGGAAGGGGCGCGGGGGCGGCGGTACCTGGCTGAGCACGAAGAGCCCGTAGGCCGCCAGCCAGACGGCGGCGGTGGCGGCGCTGAGCGCGCGGAGCTGCAGGCGGGGCCCGCGCACCGCCAGCTCCCGGCAGGAGGCGCTGTGCTGCCGGCGCCGCAGCGCCACGGGCGCCCCGGACGCCGAGCGGTACCGCCGCTCCGCCAtggccgccccgcgccgccccgcacCGCACGCGCACCGCACGCTTCGGCGCTGCCCCtcggcgcggggcgggcggggcgggcgcggtcCCGCCTCCCACCGCGCTCACGGGGTGCGGCACGAGGCGCCtgcgcgcggggcggggcggggccggcgctgccGCCGGGCGGGGTTGGTGCGGGCCCCGGGGCGTCTCCGCGGCGGTCCCGGCGCGGCGGGCTCCGCTCCGCGCCcgggggggcagccccgccggCACCGCTCTGTCCTGAGGGCGTGCGGCCCCGCCGTCCCCCGCCCGGTCCTGTCCGCAGGGAGGGCAGGCCCGCCCTGTCCCGAGGGCGCTGCCGCGGTGCGGTCTCGCTTGGTTACACCGCGCCAGGCCTCCCGCTGCAGCCCTTGCCCACGTCAGGAGTGTCGGCCGTTTGGGAATGTTGGTAGTGCACTGCTCTCTTCCTCCGCTCCTTCAGTAAGTTTTCAAACGGCACAGGTGTCAGTGGTGGTGTGCGTGTCTCTGGCCATGAAGGAGACATTAATTTTGTCCTCATTTGCCTTTACCCATTCTTAATGCGTTCATGTATCTCTTTGTATCGTTCACAACAAGCTCATTGTGTGGTTTCTTGAGTATTTCTCTTTTAGCTTTTAAAGCAACGTTTTAGGGATCATTGCAGTCTAAGTATATAATAAATGGGATACTTGGCTTTGTGTGCAGACATCATGGCTGTTTGTATTGTGTTCTCTATAATATCTCTCAATTACTGTTTTGTATTACTTCCCTGGCACAGACATAAAGCTACAGCTCTGCAGTTTCCAAACCACCCTCCTAACTCCTTTGCCCttcttatttcttcctcctcacccACAGCCCTGGAGTCTACCCGTTAGCTTTCATTGCAGATACCATCTCTTTGTGAGCAATGCACTTAACTCGCGGATTCTGAGCTCTTGGGTGGATGCTctagatacatatatatatatatatataaacctgTTAACTTCTTGTAGGGGCAGCAAAGGAGTCTGTAACAGACCTGAGAATCCGAGGGGCATTTAAGAATCACCACCAAGGTCTTTGCTTGGCCGGGAGGGGTGGGGGATGGTAGGCAGTGGTGGAAGGCTTGTGCAGTGTGTCTGGGATCTCCCTGTGACacaagagctgagctgagctggatctctgaaaataaaaggtgaGCTGGCCTGGAGAGacaaaaaataactgcagacAGTGAACTGCAGGAATGCAGGAAAAATGTTGGAAGTTACAGAGAGAGAGTGTGAAAGTTTACAGATGGagtgaaagtggaaaaaaacagtaaaactggAATTACAGGGTTTTTAAATGAATGCTGCCAGCCTTTCAAACCTGTGTGTGAGGTTGCACGTTTGACAGCAGGAGTCACGTTGCCTCGTcacaaaagggaaagaagggggcatttgctggtttttaaataatttcttaagcCGTGCTGTGAATAGCAACAGTAAGAGCTTTCAGAACGTGAGGATCACCTCGAGGTCAGATATTCGTGGCCGGTGCTGGAAGAGGTGGCTTTTTTACTGCTTTATCAAGGTTATCAGATGAGGAGCATCACCTCAGTTTTTGGTCAGCGAAGCCAGGGAGTAACATTGCTGCGAGGTGGCTCTCAGGAGCTCAGTGTGACCA
Encoded here:
- the PIGH gene encoding phosphatidylinositol N-acetylglucosaminyltransferase subunit H, giving the protein MAERRYRSASGAPVALRRRQHSASCRELAVRGPRLQLRALSAATAAVWLAAYGLFVLSQNSMVLSAAIFITLIGLIIYLHFVKIEQESLLVIGSLGIQVTSSYASGKESTTFIEMGRVKDVVINEAIHMQKVIYYLCILLQDPGDPQGVSEVVPLFQSSKPRLDCLIEVYKSCQEILEQRKTAPQSSGIK